From the Butyrivibrio fibrisolvens genome, one window contains:
- a CDS encoding TadE/TadG family type IV pilus assembly protein, whose protein sequence is MYFAAYDLIDRHHNYSEKVDCDKKESNTIISSKEAYYKKGSKAEIFSEDIVQRLQGAYLTIELSLIFPIILLVIVLVVHWSFMMYDRVIMSQDAYLLALRGAVISDDEPEQYALDNSDWQFGSWYFGSDKPSVQTSSDWLFNNVEVTLSMETYHGGTSYYGINPQGKWASSISWKASYTRPAKRVRLFTRAYDLYKVFTEALTSD, encoded by the coding sequence GTGTACTTTGCAGCATATGATCTTATAGACAGACATCATAATTATTCTGAGAAGGTAGATTGTGATAAAAAAGAATCTAATACCATAATTTCTTCTAAAGAAGCATATTATAAAAAAGGCTCTAAAGCTGAGATTTTTTCTGAAGATATAGTTCAAAGGCTGCAGGGCGCATACCTTACCATAGAACTGTCACTGATATTTCCTATCATATTACTTGTTATAGTCTTGGTCGTACACTGGAGCTTTATGATGTACGACAGAGTGATAATGTCTCAGGATGCATACCTTCTTGCTTTAAGAGGTGCGGTTATATCTGATGATGAGCCTGAGCAGTATGCGCTTGACAATAGTGACTGGCAGTTTGGATCCTGGTATTTTGGAAGTGATAAACCCTCTGTTCAGACCTCCAGCGACTGGCTGTTTAATAATGTCGAAGTAACTCTGTCTATGGAGACTTACCATGGAGGGACCAGCTATTACGGCATAAATCCTCAGGGTAAATGGGCATCTTCCATATCCTGGAAGGCAAGTTATACAAGACCTGCCAAGAGAGTGCGGCTTTTCACAAGGGCTTACGACCTTTATAAGGTATTTACAGAGGCTTTGACTTCTGATTAA